In one Vibrio sp. VB16 genomic region, the following are encoded:
- the hutZ gene encoding heme utilization protein HutZ, translating into MENKQLRIQNRIGNDILEFRQHQKTLQLATLTHDGCPHVSYTPFVYLPDGYYILISDIAKHGQNIKNHQQVSIMMIEDEQDSKSIYARKRLSFDTKANLVPRESDSWLTAISALEQRFGEIVNNLSKLGDFHMYQLIPEKGRFVKGFGKAFDISGSDKVDIVHLDGGHINNK; encoded by the coding sequence ATGGAAAATAAACAACTCCGAATACAGAATCGGATTGGAAATGATATTTTAGAGTTTCGCCAGCATCAAAAAACACTGCAATTAGCCACACTTACCCATGACGGCTGCCCCCATGTGAGTTATACCCCATTTGTTTATTTACCTGACGGTTACTACATCTTGATCAGTGATATCGCTAAGCATGGGCAGAATATTAAAAATCATCAACAGGTTTCAATCATGATGATAGAGGATGAACAGGATTCTAAAAGTATCTATGCTCGAAAGCGTTTGAGTTTTGATACCAAAGCAAACCTCGTTCCTAGAGAGTCTGATTCTTGGCTAACGGCGATCAGTGCACTTGAACAACGATTTGGAGAAATTGTTAATAACTTGAGCAAACTAGGCGATTTTCACATGTATCAACTTATCCCAGAAAAAGGGCGCTTTGTGAAAGGTTTTGGCAAAGCGTTTGATATCTCGGGAAGCGATAAAGTGGATATCGTTCATTTAGATGGAGGCCATATAAATAATAA
- the hutX gene encoding heme utilization cystosolic carrier protein HutX: protein MNLSCPIEEIRTRIFELNEQEPNISVAEMASKLEVSEGEATLALPSHYVFSIDGGCTQAILQALPFWGNVTTIVHSHGSIFETKAPFPKGKVSHGYYNLMGRRDGELNGHLKIDLVTDVAFVSKPFRGMESHFIGFYEQAGNCVFKVYLGRDKKRQILAGQIELFRSLQRDLSNGK, encoded by the coding sequence ATGAACCTATCTTGCCCAATAGAAGAGATCAGAACAAGGATATTTGAACTAAATGAACAAGAACCGAATATTTCCGTCGCGGAGATGGCAAGTAAATTGGAGGTATCGGAAGGAGAAGCGACATTAGCTCTGCCGAGTCACTACGTTTTTTCTATTGACGGAGGTTGCACTCAAGCTATTTTGCAAGCATTACCATTTTGGGGGAATGTGACCACCATTGTGCATTCCCACGGGTCAATTTTTGAAACCAAAGCGCCGTTTCCTAAAGGGAAGGTTTCGCATGGCTACTATAACCTTATGGGTAGGCGAGACGGTGAATTGAATGGCCATTTGAAAATTGACCTTGTTACAGATGTTGCGTTTGTGTCTAAGCCATTTCGTGGAATGGAAAGTCATTTCATTGGCTTCTACGAGCAAGCGGGAAATTGCGTATTTAAAGTCTATTTAGGTAGAGATAAAAAACGCCAGATATTAGCAGGTCAAATAGAGTTATTTAGAAGCTTACAGAGGGATCTGAGCAATGGAAAATAA